A portion of the Caloranaerobacter ferrireducens genome contains these proteins:
- the flgK gene encoding flagellar hook-associated protein FlgK, with the protein MRSTFSGLSIAISGLYTNKKSLDVTSHNIANVNNPSYVRQQVIQSTSQYSNLPGGFQIGTGVTIQQIRQIRDEFLDLKYRLESEQHGYWSARNMVFEQIQGILNELSNSGLQKVMDQFWNGWEELSKEPDNLTIRGLLKERAIAFIETVNHLSQQIDNLQINLNKEINIKVNEINDIAKRIAKINDNILIYEVKGYEGNDYRDDRNALLDRLSELVNIEYNEESNGVVNVSIGGKRLVNGKFYSEIETRKNGSAFVDIFWKDVSEKVNIEGGELLGLLHSRGDVQTTILTEGNGTVNKEVDVVIAVDITTSNMADINNMINNYKDDLKNRGLEPKFKLITFGNGSITDITGGFVDDFTSSLSQVAEVGNEDLSGLISNIESMADFRQNSHKKLIIITDENIGGTSNVISDNEITNYVDRLNNLGISTTVISDSTYQYTGDVGEDGWDSITDGTGGRFFSINDIAKTDFAESLSQETTNTASRHMGKLGSFLEIIPSVKKKLNAFVNTIARNVNYIHKKGITLLGTVGEDFFVAANPSKPIEAGNIALNPSLDTLNNIAASQSGDRGDGRIAKKIAELRNEYLFADMNSDDYYRDIISSIGVAANEAVTMEESQKILISQIDDKRKSVSAVSLDEEMTDMLKYQHSYVANTRVVNAIDEMIDNVINKMGVVGR; encoded by the coding sequence ATGCGCTCGACTTTTTCAGGATTGTCTATTGCCATATCCGGTTTATATACAAATAAAAAATCATTAGATGTAACATCTCATAATATAGCTAATGTAAATAATCCTAGCTATGTAAGACAGCAGGTTATTCAATCTACTAGTCAATATTCTAATCTTCCAGGTGGTTTTCAGATAGGTACAGGAGTAACCATACAGCAGATTAGACAAATAAGGGATGAATTTTTAGATTTAAAATATAGGCTAGAGTCGGAACAACATGGCTATTGGTCTGCTAGAAATATGGTATTTGAACAGATACAAGGAATTTTGAACGAACTTTCTAATAGTGGGCTTCAAAAGGTTATGGATCAGTTTTGGAATGGTTGGGAAGAACTATCAAAAGAACCTGATAACCTTACGATAAGAGGGTTACTTAAAGAGAGGGCTATAGCTTTTATAGAAACTGTAAACCATTTAAGTCAGCAGATTGATAATTTGCAAATTAATCTTAATAAGGAAATAAATATAAAAGTTAATGAAATAAATGATATAGCTAAAAGGATAGCTAAAATAAATGATAATATTTTAATTTATGAAGTAAAGGGATATGAGGGAAATGATTATAGAGACGATAGAAATGCTTTACTAGATAGACTATCAGAGCTTGTAAATATAGAGTATAATGAAGAGTCTAATGGTGTAGTTAATGTTTCTATTGGTGGAAAAAGGCTAGTGAACGGAAAGTTTTATAGTGAAATAGAGACTAGAAAAAATGGAAGTGCTTTTGTAGATATATTCTGGAAAGATGTTTCGGAAAAAGTAAATATAGAAGGTGGAGAACTTTTAGGATTACTTCATTCAAGAGGAGATGTTCAAACAACTATATTAACTGAAGGAAATGGTACTGTAAATAAAGAGGTAGATGTAGTTATTGCAGTAGATATAACTACTTCAAATATGGCTGATATAAATAATATGATTAATAATTATAAAGATGATTTAAAAAATAGAGGCCTTGAGCCTAAATTCAAGCTTATTACATTCGGAAATGGTTCTATTACAGATATTACAGGTGGTTTTGTTGATGATTTTACTTCATCTTTATCACAGGTTGCGGAAGTTGGAAATGAAGATTTATCTGGTTTGATATCTAATATAGAATCAATGGCTGATTTTAGACAGAATTCACATAAAAAACTAATAATTATTACTGATGAAAATATTGGAGGAACTTCAAACGTAATTTCAGATAATGAAATAACAAATTATGTTGATAGATTAAATAATTTGGGAATATCTACAACTGTTATTTCTGATTCTACATATCAGTACACTGGGGATGTTGGAGAAGATGGTTGGGATAGTATAACAGATGGAACTGGTGGAAGATTCTTTAGTATTAATGATATTGCTAAAACTGATTTTGCTGAAAGTCTTTCTCAGGAGACTACAAATACTGCAAGCAGACATATGGGTAAATTGGGAAGTTTTCTAGAAATTATTCCTTCTGTTAAAAAGAAATTAAATGCATTTGTAAATACAATAGCAAGAAATGTAAACTATATACACAAAAAAGGTATAACTTTACTTGGAACGGTTGGAGAAGATTTCTTTGTAGCTGCTAATCCGAGTAAACCGATTGAAGCTGGAAATATTGCACTTAATCCTAGTTTAGATACACTGAACAATATAGCGGCTTCTCAATCTGGAGATAGAGGAGATGGAAGGATAGCAAAGAAAATAGCAGAACTTAGGAACGAATACCTATTTGCCGATATGAACAGTGATGATTATTATAGAGATATAATATCTTCTATAGGAGTTGCAGCAAATGAAGCTGTAACTATGGAAGAAAGTCAAAAAATACTTATATCGCAAATAGACGATAAGAGAAAATCTGTATCAGCAGTATCTTTAGATGAAGAAATGACAGATATGCTTAAATATCAGCATTCATATGTAGCTAATACAAGAGTAGTAAATGCGATAGATGAGATGATAGATAATGTAATAAATAAAATGGGAGTTGTCGGAAGATAA
- a CDS encoding flagellar protein FlgN, producing the protein MENLIKDLKEILLQELNLYKHMLELSIDKTEIITSGQVRELDKMTQKEQALILKAGKLEDIREDILSKIQEKLKLKKIQSISKLADYLSEEQKKEIEDIKQQLIDVLNSLKERNTLNSTLIKDSLEYINLNVSLLTNALSGSTYSDKVNKDDVVQSKSIFDAKV; encoded by the coding sequence ATGGAGAATCTGATTAAGGATTTGAAGGAGATTTTACTTCAGGAACTAAATTTATATAAGCATATGCTAGAGCTATCTATAGATAAAACAGAGATTATTACTTCAGGTCAGGTACGTGAATTAGATAAGATGACACAAAAGGAGCAGGCATTGATATTAAAGGCAGGTAAATTAGAAGATATAAGAGAAGATATTCTATCAAAAATTCAAGAAAAATTAAAATTGAAAAAAATTCAAAGCATATCAAAGCTTGCTGATTATTTAAGTGAAGAACAGAAAAAAGAAATAGAAGACATAAAGCAGCAGTTAATTGATGTTCTTAATAGTCTAAAGGAGAGAAATACACTTAATAGTACTTTAATAAAGGATTCACTAGAGTATATTAATTTAAATGTAAGTCTTTTGACTAATGCTTTATCTGGCAGCACTTATAGTGATAAGGTGAATAAAGATGATGTAGTACAAAGTAAAAGCATTTTTGATGCGAAAGTGTAG
- the flgM gene encoding flagellar biosynthesis anti-sigma factor FlgM produces the protein MKIINNNIYKALKLYKNQKLTKDIKTSAKTEKKDKLSLSNKAIEYQIAMKALRDVPDIRKDKVEEIKKQIETGTYKIDSGKIVEKMFENVNIDKRV, from the coding sequence ATGAAAATAATTAATAATAACATCTATAAAGCATTGAAATTGTATAAAAATCAAAAATTAACTAAGGATATAAAAACATCAGCTAAAACTGAGAAAAAAGATAAATTAAGCTTGTCTAACAAAGCAATAGAATATCAAATTGCTATGAAAGCATTAAGGGATGTACCTGATATTAGAAAAGACAAAGTTGAAGAGATAAAGAAACAAATAGAAACTGGAACTTACAAAATAGACTCTGGTAAGATTGTTGAAAAGATGTTTGAGAATGTAAATATTGACAAGCGAGTTTAA
- a CDS encoding TIGR03826 family flagellar region protein, protein MNIRNCSKCGKIYAYDGFNKLCPKCRKEEEEEFGRVKEYIYDNPGANIQLVSEETGVPVKKILRYLREGKLELKDAHNNLILACERCGRPIKTGRFCDKCVVELQRELKGAVVKKERITSNNRARDKMYIAERYKK, encoded by the coding sequence TTGAATATTAGAAACTGTTCAAAGTGTGGGAAAATATATGCATATGATGGGTTTAATAAATTATGTCCTAAGTGTAGAAAAGAGGAAGAGGAAGAATTTGGTAGAGTAAAAGAATATATATATGATAATCCAGGAGCAAATATACAGTTAGTATCTGAAGAGACTGGCGTGCCTGTAAAAAAGATACTTAGATATTTAAGAGAAGGCAAGCTAGAATTGAAAGATGCACATAACAATTTGATACTAGCTTGTGAAAGATGTGGAAGACCTATTAAAACAGGAAGATTTTGTGATAAGTGTGTAGTAGAGTTACAACGAGAATTAAAAGGTGCTGTAGTTAAAAAGGAAAGAATTACAAGTAATAATAGAGCGAGAGACAAAATGTATATTGCAGAAAGATACAAAAAATAA